From Caulobacter segnis, a single genomic window includes:
- a CDS encoding alpha/beta hydrolase, giving the protein MKFKSFETPRRGPVAFLAGLGLALVLATGVRAQDDKMVPIAIPAQPNAIQLNTGPLPGATSPESWHSQYKSVFARNVTVATLTPFLPDPAKATGAAVIVAPGGGFRTLSMENEGWDVAKALADKGVAAFVLKYRLNQTPPDMPGFERSMKEMFSATAARPRPDPQTAIAGLAPQIADARAAFVLVRQHSADWRVDPDRIGMVGFSAGAMLTLATTLAGDDAKPAFIGLIYGPLSPLTVPADAPPAFVALAADDPLFATTSGFGLIDSWRAAKRPVEFHFYERGGHGFGMYQKSTTSTGWFDAYVRWLTMHGMLKPKA; this is encoded by the coding sequence ATGAAATTCAAGAGCTTCGAAACGCCGAGGCGAGGTCCCGTCGCGTTTCTCGCCGGACTTGGCCTGGCGCTTGTCTTGGCCACAGGGGTCCGGGCGCAGGACGACAAGATGGTCCCGATCGCCATCCCCGCGCAGCCGAACGCCATCCAGCTGAACACCGGCCCCCTGCCCGGCGCGACGTCGCCGGAATCCTGGCACAGCCAGTACAAGAGCGTCTTTGCCCGCAACGTCACGGTCGCGACGCTGACGCCGTTCCTGCCCGACCCGGCCAAGGCCACCGGCGCGGCGGTGATCGTCGCGCCCGGCGGCGGCTTCCGCACGCTGTCTATGGAGAACGAAGGGTGGGACGTCGCCAAGGCGCTCGCCGACAAGGGCGTGGCCGCTTTCGTGCTCAAGTACCGGCTGAACCAGACGCCGCCGGACATGCCGGGCTTCGAACGCTCGATGAAGGAGATGTTCTCGGCCACCGCCGCCCGGCCGCGCCCCGACCCGCAGACGGCCATCGCCGGCTTGGCCCCGCAGATCGCCGACGCGCGCGCGGCCTTCGTCCTGGTCCGCCAGCACTCGGCCGATTGGCGCGTCGATCCCGACCGCATCGGTATGGTCGGCTTCTCCGCCGGCGCCATGCTGACCCTGGCCACGACCTTGGCCGGCGATGACGCCAAGCCCGCCTTCATCGGCCTGATCTATGGGCCGCTGTCGCCTTTGACCGTGCCGGCCGACGCGCCGCCAGCCTTCGTCGCGCTGGCCGCCGACGATCCGCTCTTCGCCACCACCAGCGGCTTCGGGTTGATCGACAGCTGGCGCGCGGCCAAGCGGCCGGTCGAGTTCCACTTCTATGAGCGAGGCGGACACGGGTTTGGCATGTACCAAAAGTCCACGACCAGCACGGGCTGGTTCGACGCCTATGTCCGCTGGCTGACCATGCACGGCATGCTCAAGCCCAAGGCCTGA
- a CDS encoding LacI family DNA-binding transcriptional regulator: MARKAGQGRGPTIVDVAIKAGVSPMTVSRAINGRPGVGPEARAAVDAAVQALGYTPNVAARSLVTAHELRIGVIYSNPSAAFMSDFLTGVFEEASTRGARLTLLKGEDGRAPAPAAVKGLIASGVRGAILAPPLGESPAVLQTLRKARLPLAAVGAYDVEGAICVRIDDRRAAYEMTRELIGLGHRRLGFILGNPDQAASAERLTGFYAAVREAVGVVTTIAQGDFSFTSGLAAAEQLLDAVTPPTAIFASNDDMAAAVVSVAHRRHLDVPGELTVVGFDDTSPAVTVWPPLTTVHQPVRRLAAEALGLLAAQIASGEPLGDRSDRVLDHEIVTRLSTAPV; the protein is encoded by the coding sequence TTGGCGAGGAAGGCAGGGCAAGGTCGCGGGCCGACGATCGTCGACGTCGCGATCAAGGCCGGTGTTTCGCCGATGACCGTCTCGCGGGCGATCAATGGCCGTCCTGGTGTTGGACCTGAAGCCCGCGCGGCGGTGGACGCGGCCGTCCAGGCGCTGGGCTACACGCCCAATGTCGCCGCGCGCAGCCTGGTCACCGCCCACGAGCTGAGGATCGGCGTGATCTACTCCAATCCCAGCGCCGCCTTCATGAGCGATTTCCTGACTGGCGTTTTTGAGGAAGCCTCGACGCGTGGCGCCCGCCTGACCCTCTTGAAGGGCGAGGATGGCCGCGCGCCCGCCCCCGCGGCGGTGAAAGGCCTGATCGCTTCGGGGGTGCGCGGGGCGATCCTCGCGCCGCCCCTGGGCGAGTCCCCCGCCGTGCTTCAGACGCTCCGCAAGGCCCGACTGCCGCTGGCCGCGGTGGGCGCCTACGACGTCGAGGGCGCGATCTGCGTACGCATCGACGACCGGCGCGCCGCTTACGAAATGACCCGCGAACTGATCGGCCTTGGCCACCGACGGCTGGGCTTCATTCTGGGCAATCCCGACCAGGCCGCGAGCGCCGAACGCCTGACGGGGTTCTATGCCGCCGTCCGCGAGGCCGTCGGCGTCGTGACGACCATCGCCCAGGGCGATTTCAGCTTCACTTCGGGCCTGGCCGCCGCCGAGCAACTGCTCGATGCGGTCACGCCGCCCACCGCGATCTTCGCGAGCAACGACGACATGGCCGCCGCCGTGGTGTCCGTGGCGCATCGCCGCCATCTCGACGTGCCCGGCGAGCTGACCGTCGTCGGCTTCGACGACACCTCGCCGGCCGTCACGGTCTGGCCGCCGCTGACCACGGTCCATCAGCCCGTGCGTCGGCTGGCCGCGGAGGCTCTTGGCCTCCTGGCGGCCCAGATCGCCAGCGGCGAGCCTCTGGGCGACCGATCCGACCGCGTGCTGGACCACGAGATCGTCACACGCCTTTCGACCGCGCCTGTCTAG
- a CDS encoding glycoside hydrolase family 3 C-terminal domain-containing protein, giving the protein MAAGVSPVQAMAAAPASPSGPADRAKTERLAEDLVGKMTLDEKLEQLLNTAPAIPRLGIPAYNWWTESLHGALGALPTTNFPEPVGLAATFDPTLVHDVAGAIGAEVRDLHKLARATGRMGRIGTGLDTWSPNINIFRDPRWGRGQETYGEDPYLTARMGVAFVQGIQGDNPDRPTVIATPKHYAVHSGPESTRHSANVFVSRHDLEDTYLPAFRAAVVDGKAGSIMCAYNRIDGQPACASDLLLKDHLRGAWRFDGYVVSDCDAVKDIADHHKYAPDAAAAVAASLRAGVDNECNGATLTDTDGLAGRYREALDRGLITIGEIDTALVRLFSARIRTGDLPANGGGDARPTAPAAVMTPDHEALALTASEKSLVLLKNDGVLPLKPGLRIAVIGPLGDATRVLRGNYSSALSAPPISVVDGLRRALPNAQVHYAPFGASFTDGDRVPTSALRTPDGKPGLLARYFNTKQTPPTRFAPGAFGDAVAKMTYAEKPVVMRVEADVAARSLDLADVSDHHRVIWTGFLVPPESGTYRLGLAGFNGELKVDGKPFADLRKSGWASLPTMKTLRLEKGRRYPIEVMSESHALSGVSLVWKRIATDPAAELKAAAAKADVLVAVVGLTSDLEAEESPVEIPGFKGGDKTTLDIPADQQALLEQAKALGKPLVVVAMNGSPLNFSWAKANAAALLEAWYPGQSGGLAIANVLSGKTNPAGRLPLTFYRSTDELPPFDDYSMKGRTYRYFEGAPVYPFGFGLSYTRFDYSPLKLESSAKGAGQGLRVTTTVRNTGARAGDEVAQLYLSFPKTPGAPRLALRGFQRLSLKPGETRSVTFSLSPRDLSSVDLDGARSVSPGRYQVSVGSGQPGTEAPGRSTDFSVDEAVPVAK; this is encoded by the coding sequence TTGGCGGCTGGCGTCAGCCCCGTTCAAGCCATGGCCGCCGCGCCGGCCTCTCCGTCCGGCCCGGCCGATCGCGCCAAGACCGAGCGCCTGGCCGAGGACCTGGTCGGCAAGATGACGCTCGACGAGAAGCTCGAGCAGTTGCTGAACACCGCGCCCGCGATTCCAAGGCTGGGCATACCCGCCTACAACTGGTGGACCGAATCCCTGCACGGGGCGCTGGGCGCCCTGCCGACGACCAACTTCCCCGAGCCGGTAGGCTTGGCGGCGACCTTCGATCCCACGCTGGTTCACGACGTCGCCGGCGCGATCGGCGCCGAGGTGCGCGACCTGCATAAGCTGGCCCGCGCGACTGGCCGGATGGGACGGATCGGCACGGGCCTCGACACCTGGTCGCCAAACATCAACATCTTCCGCGATCCGCGCTGGGGCCGCGGCCAGGAAACCTACGGCGAGGATCCGTATCTGACGGCGCGGATGGGCGTCGCCTTCGTGCAGGGCATTCAGGGCGATAACCCGGATCGACCGACCGTCATCGCCACGCCCAAGCACTACGCCGTGCACAGCGGCCCTGAATCGACCCGCCACAGCGCCAATGTCTTCGTCTCGCGCCACGACCTCGAAGACACCTACCTGCCCGCCTTCCGCGCCGCGGTCGTCGACGGCAAGGCCGGCTCGATCATGTGCGCCTACAATCGCATCGACGGCCAACCGGCCTGCGCCAGTGACCTGCTGCTGAAGGATCACTTGCGCGGCGCCTGGAGGTTCGACGGCTACGTCGTTTCGGACTGCGACGCGGTCAAGGACATCGCCGACCATCACAAGTACGCCCCCGACGCGGCCGCCGCCGTGGCCGCGTCCCTGCGGGCCGGCGTCGACAACGAATGCAACGGCGCCACCCTGACCGATACCGACGGCCTGGCCGGCCGTTATCGCGAGGCGCTGGATCGCGGCCTGATCACCATCGGCGAGATCGACACCGCCCTGGTGCGCCTGTTCTCGGCGCGGATCCGGACCGGCGATCTGCCCGCCAACGGCGGCGGCGACGCGCGCCCGACGGCCCCGGCCGCGGTGATGACGCCCGACCACGAGGCCCTGGCGCTGACGGCCAGCGAGAAGAGCCTCGTCCTCCTGAAGAACGACGGGGTTCTGCCGCTGAAACCCGGCCTGCGGATCGCGGTGATCGGTCCGCTGGGGGACGCCACTCGCGTCCTGAGAGGCAACTATTCCTCGGCCCTATCGGCGCCGCCGATCTCGGTGGTGGACGGGCTGCGCCGCGCCCTGCCGAATGCTCAGGTCCACTACGCGCCGTTCGGCGCCTCGTTCACCGATGGCGACCGCGTGCCCACCTCGGCCCTGCGCACGCCCGACGGCAAGCCAGGCCTTCTGGCGCGATACTTCAACACCAAGCAAACGCCGCCCACCCGTTTCGCGCCCGGCGCGTTCGGCGACGCGGTCGCCAAGATGACCTATGCCGAAAAGCCGGTGGTGATGCGGGTCGAGGCCGACGTAGCGGCCCGCAGCCTGGATCTGGCCGATGTATCCGACCACCACCGGGTCATCTGGACGGGGTTCCTGGTTCCGCCCGAGAGCGGGACCTACCGCCTGGGCTTGGCTGGCTTCAACGGCGAGTTGAAGGTCGACGGCAAACCCTTCGCCGACCTGCGCAAATCCGGTTGGGCCAGCCTGCCGACCATGAAGACCCTGCGCCTCGAAAAGGGCCGCCGCTATCCGATCGAGGTGATGTCGGAGTCGCACGCCCTGTCCGGCGTCAGCCTGGTCTGGAAGCGCATCGCCACAGACCCGGCGGCCGAACTCAAGGCCGCCGCGGCCAAGGCAGACGTTCTTGTCGCCGTCGTGGGCCTCACCTCCGACCTGGAGGCCGAGGAGTCCCCGGTCGAAATCCCCGGCTTCAAGGGCGGCGACAAGACCACCCTGGACATTCCGGCCGATCAGCAGGCCCTGCTGGAGCAGGCAAAGGCGCTGGGCAAGCCGTTGGTCGTCGTGGCGATGAACGGCAGCCCGCTGAATTTCTCGTGGGCCAAGGCCAATGCCGCCGCGCTCTTGGAGGCCTGGTATCCGGGCCAGTCGGGCGGCTTGGCGATCGCCAACGTCCTGAGCGGCAAGACCAATCCGGCCGGGCGCCTGCCGCTGACCTTCTATCGCTCGACCGACGAACTGCCGCCGTTCGACGACTACAGCATGAAGGGGCGCACCTATCGCTACTTCGAGGGCGCGCCGGTCTATCCGTTCGGCTTTGGCCTCAGCTACACGCGCTTCGACTACAGCCCCTTGAAGCTCGAGTCGTCCGCCAAGGGGGCCGGCCAGGGCCTGAGAGTGACCACCACCGTCCGCAATACGGGCGCCAGGGCCGGTGACGAGGTCGCTCAGCTCTATCTGAGTTTCCCCAAGACGCCCGGCGCGCCGCGCTTGGCCCTGCGCGGCTTCCAGCGGCTCTCGCTCAAGCCTGGCGAGACTCGCTCGGTCACCTTCTCGCTGTCGCCACGCGATCTCAGTTCGGTGGATCTGGATGGCGCGCGCAGCGTGAGCCCCGGCCGCTATCAGGTGAGCGTCGGTTCGGGTCAGCCCGGGACCGAGGCGCCGGGCCGATCGACGGACTTCTCGGTCGACGAGGCGGTTCCGGTGGCCAAGTAA
- a CDS encoding tryptophan halogenase family protein: MVRPVKNIVIVGGGTAGWLTAGLIAAKHKARRSTGFTVTLVESPNTPIIGVGEGTWPTLRTSLAKIGVSETDFFRECDAAFKQGAKFARWTTGAADDAYYHPLMLPQGFSQVNLAPHWLTAASDQSFCDAVTPQGRLCDDGLAPKTITSAPYQGAANYAYHLDAGKFAPFLQRHCCEKLGVRHVLADVRSVALAEDGDIRAILTEQHGEIEGDLFVDCTGFRSLLLGEALGVPFRDCGDVLFCDTALAIQVPYEHENSPIASHTISTAQSAGWIWDISLPTRRGTGHVYSSRHISDEDAERELRAYLGPASRDLPARKIAIRSGHRETFWKRNCVAVGLAAGFLEPLEASAIVLIELSAKLISEQMPACREVMDVVAARFNATTHYRWGRIIDFLKLHYVLSKREDTAFWRDNRARETVPDRLADLLLLWRHQGPWLHDEFDRADEVFPAASYQYVLYGMGFRTEVEPEALADERTIAERAIRENAMQTERLRAGLPRHRDLIRKIVEHGLQPV, translated from the coding sequence ATGGTTCGCCCGGTCAAGAACATCGTCATCGTCGGCGGCGGAACCGCCGGCTGGCTCACGGCCGGCCTGATCGCCGCCAAGCACAAGGCGCGCCGGTCGACAGGCTTCACCGTGACGCTGGTGGAGTCGCCCAACACGCCGATCATCGGTGTCGGTGAAGGCACCTGGCCGACACTGCGGACCAGCCTGGCCAAGATCGGCGTCTCGGAGACCGACTTCTTCCGGGAATGCGACGCGGCGTTCAAGCAGGGCGCCAAGTTCGCGCGCTGGACGACCGGCGCGGCCGATGACGCCTACTATCACCCCCTGATGCTCCCGCAGGGCTTCTCGCAGGTGAACCTCGCGCCCCACTGGCTAACCGCCGCCAGCGACCAGAGCTTCTGCGACGCCGTGACGCCGCAGGGACGCCTCTGCGACGACGGTCTGGCCCCCAAGACCATTACCTCCGCGCCCTATCAGGGCGCGGCCAACTACGCCTACCACCTCGACGCGGGCAAGTTCGCGCCGTTCCTGCAGCGCCACTGCTGCGAGAAGCTGGGCGTGCGCCATGTCCTGGCCGACGTCCGCAGCGTCGCCCTGGCCGAAGACGGCGACATTCGCGCCATTCTCACCGAGCAGCACGGCGAGATCGAAGGCGATCTGTTCGTGGACTGCACGGGCTTCCGCTCGCTGTTGCTGGGCGAGGCGCTGGGCGTGCCCTTCCGCGACTGCGGCGACGTGCTGTTCTGCGACACGGCCCTGGCGATCCAGGTCCCCTACGAGCACGAGAACAGCCCGATCGCCAGCCATACGATCTCGACCGCCCAGTCGGCGGGATGGATCTGGGACATCAGTCTGCCCACGCGCCGAGGAACCGGGCACGTCTATTCCAGCCGCCACATCAGCGACGAGGACGCCGAGCGGGAGCTTCGCGCCTATCTCGGCCCGGCCAGCCGCGATCTGCCGGCCCGCAAGATCGCGATCCGCTCGGGACATCGCGAGACGTTCTGGAAACGCAACTGCGTCGCCGTGGGCCTCGCGGCCGGCTTCCTGGAACCGCTCGAGGCTTCCGCCATCGTCTTAATCGAGCTCTCCGCCAAGCTGATCTCCGAACAGATGCCGGCCTGCCGCGAGGTGATGGACGTCGTCGCCGCCCGCTTCAACGCCACCACCCACTACCGGTGGGGCCGCATCATCGATTTCCTGAAGCTGCACTACGTACTCAGCAAGCGCGAGGATACGGCCTTCTGGCGCGACAATCGCGCGCGCGAGACCGTCCCCGATCGCCTCGCCGATCTCCTGCTCTTGTGGCGGCACCAGGGGCCGTGGCTGCACGACGAGTTCGATCGGGCCGACGAGGTGTTCCCCGCGGCGAGCTACCAGTACGTTCTCTACGGCATGGGCTTTCGCACCGAGGTCGAGCCCGAGGCCCTGGCCGACGAGCGGACGATCGCCGAGCGCGCCATCCGCGAGAACGCGATGCAAACAGAACGGCTGCGCGCTGGCCTGCCGCGCCACCGCGACCTGATCCGCAAGATCGTCGAGCACGGACTGCAGCCCGTATGA